A stretch of Pseudomonas sp. CCC3.1 DNA encodes these proteins:
- the rpmH gene encoding 50S ribosomal protein L34 yields the protein MKRTFQPSTIKRARTHGFRARMATKNGRAVLSRRRAKGRARLAV from the coding sequence ATGAAACGTACTTTCCAACCAAGCACTATCAAACGCGCCCGCACTCACGGTTTCCGTGCACGCATGGCTACTAAAAACGGCCGTGCAGTCCTGTCGCGTCGCCGCGCCAAAGGCCGTGCGCGTCTGGCAGTTTGA
- the yidC gene encoding membrane protein insertase YidC: MDIKRTILIVALAVVSYVMVLKWNQDYGQAALPTQNVAASSTTPQALPDTVPGNNASNSADVPSANTDSSTPTEAPVAASKDLIHVKTDVLDIAIDPQGGDIAQLRLPLYPRRQDHPDVPFQLFDNGGERTYLAQSGLTGVDGPDARTAGRPVFSADKKTFELAPGQDQLVVDLKFSENGVNYIKRFTLKRGLYDVQVSYLIDNESGKPWTGNLFAQLKRDASSDPSSSTATGTATYLGAALWTSAEPYKKVSMKDIDKGQLKETVQGGWVAWLQHYFVTAWIPQKGDNNVVQTRKDSQGNYIIGFTGPTLTVEPGKTAETSATLYAGPKSQGVLKELSPGLELTVDYGILWFIAQPIFWLLQHIHSLVGNWGWSIIFLTMLIKGIFFPLSAASYKSMARMRAVAPKLAALKEQFGDDRQKMSQAMMELYKKEKINPLGGCLPILVQMPVFLSLYWVLLESVEMRQAPFMLWITDLSIKDPFFILPIIMGATMFIQQRLNPTPPDPMQAKVMKLMPIIFTFFFLWFPAGLVLYWVVNNCLSIAQQWYITRKIEAATKKAAA; the protein is encoded by the coding sequence ATGGATATTAAACGCACGATCCTGATCGTCGCTCTAGCAGTCGTGTCCTACGTTATGGTTCTGAAATGGAACCAGGATTACGGCCAAGCTGCCCTGCCGACTCAGAATGTTGCCGCCAGCAGCACCACTCCACAGGCTTTGCCTGATACGGTGCCAGGTAACAACGCTTCGAACAGTGCCGATGTACCCAGCGCCAATACTGATAGCAGCACGCCAACTGAAGCACCGGTTGCTGCCAGCAAAGACCTCATCCACGTAAAAACGGATGTTCTGGACATCGCGATTGATCCACAGGGTGGTGATATTGCCCAGCTGCGTCTGCCGCTTTATCCACGTCGCCAAGACCACCCGGACGTACCTTTCCAGCTGTTCGATAACGGCGGCGAGCGTACTTATCTGGCTCAAAGTGGCCTGACTGGCGTTGACGGACCGGATGCTCGCACCGCGGGTCGCCCGGTTTTCAGTGCAGACAAAAAGACGTTTGAACTGGCTCCGGGCCAGGATCAGTTGGTCGTTGACCTCAAATTCAGCGAAAACGGCGTTAACTACATCAAGCGTTTCACGCTCAAGCGTGGTCTGTACGATGTTCAAGTCAGCTATTTGATTGATAACGAGAGCGGCAAGCCGTGGACTGGCAACCTGTTCGCGCAATTGAAACGCGACGCCAGCTCTGATCCTTCTTCCAGCACCGCCACCGGCACTGCGACTTACCTGGGCGCTGCCCTGTGGACAAGTGCAGAACCGTACAAAAAAGTGTCGATGAAAGATATCGACAAGGGCCAGCTGAAAGAAACCGTTCAAGGTGGCTGGGTTGCTTGGCTGCAACACTACTTTGTAACGGCGTGGATTCCTCAGAAAGGCGATAACAACGTCGTTCAGACCCGCAAAGACAGCCAAGGCAACTACATCATCGGTTTTACTGGCCCAACCTTGACCGTTGAGCCGGGTAAAACTGCTGAAACCAGCGCTACGCTGTACGCCGGTCCAAAAAGCCAGGGTGTACTCAAAGAGTTATCCCCAGGTCTGGAACTGACCGTCGACTACGGCATTCTGTGGTTCATTGCTCAACCTATTTTCTGGTTGCTGCAACATATCCACAGCTTGGTGGGTAACTGGGGTTGGTCGATTATCTTCCTGACCATGCTGATTAAAGGGATCTTCTTCCCGCTGTCGGCCGCCAGCTACAAATCGATGGCTCGCATGCGCGCTGTGGCACCAAAACTGGCCGCTCTCAAAGAGCAGTTCGGTGATGATCGCCAGAAAATGTCGCAAGCGATGATGGAGCTGTACAAGAAAGAGAAGATCAATCCACTGGGCGGCTGCTTGCCGATTCTGGTGCAGATGCCGGTGTTCCTGTCCTTGTACTGGGTACTTCTGGAAAGTGTTGAAATGCGCCAGGCGCCGTTCATGCTCTGGATTACCGACTTGTCGATCAAAGACCCGTTCTTCATTCTGCCGATCATCATGGGCGCAACCATGTTCATCCAGCAGCGTCTGAACCCGACGCCTCCGGACCCGATGCAGGCCAAGGTGATGAAGCTGATGCCAATCATCTTCACCTTCTTCTTCCTGTGGTTCCCGGCTGGTCTGGTGCTGTACTGGGTTGTGAACAACTGCCTGTCCATCGCTCAACAGTGGTACATCACGCGTAAGATCGAAGCCGCTACCAAAAAAGCAGCTGCTTAA
- the recF gene encoding DNA replication/repair protein RecF (All proteins in this family for which functions are known are DNA-binding proteins that assist the filamentation of RecA onto DNA for the initiation of recombination or recombinational repair.), with protein MSLSRVSVTGVRNLHPVTFSPSPRINILYGANGSGKTSVLEAVHLLGLARSFRSVRLTPVIQHDQPSCTVFGQVELAEGGHSALGVSRDRQGEFHIRIDGQNARSAAQLAEILPLQLINPDSFRLLEGAPKIRRQFLDWGVFHVEPRFMSTWQRLQKALRQRNSWLRHGTLDAVSQAAWDRELCLASADIDEYRRAYIKALKPVFEQTLSELLELEGLTLSYYRGWDKDRELSAVLAASVHRDQQMGHTQAGPQRADLRLKIGANNAADILSRGQQKLVVCALRIAQGHLVSQARRGQCIYLVDDLPSELDEQHRNALCRLLEDLRCQVFITCVDHELLREGWQTETPVALFHVEQGCITQTHDHRE; from the coding sequence ATGTCCCTTAGTCGTGTCTCTGTCACCGGTGTGCGTAACCTGCACCCGGTGACTTTCTCCCCCTCCCCCCGCATCAATATCTTGTACGGCGCCAATGGCAGCGGAAAAACCAGCGTGCTCGAAGCTGTTCACTTGCTGGGGCTGGCACGTTCGTTTCGCAGTGTGCGGCTTACACCTGTCATCCAGCATGATCAGCCAAGCTGTACAGTTTTTGGCCAGGTAGAACTGGCTGAAGGCGGACACAGCGCGCTCGGTGTCTCGCGGGACCGGCAAGGGGAGTTCCACATTCGGATCGACGGTCAAAATGCGCGCAGTGCGGCGCAACTGGCCGAGATCTTGCCCTTGCAATTGATCAACCCTGACAGCTTCCGTCTACTGGAAGGTGCTCCCAAGATTCGTAGGCAGTTTCTCGATTGGGGGGTGTTCCACGTCGAACCGCGCTTTATGTCGACCTGGCAGCGGCTACAGAAGGCCCTGCGGCAGCGGAACTCATGGCTGCGGCATGGTACACTCGACGCCGTTTCACAAGCGGCCTGGGACCGGGAACTGTGCCTGGCCAGTGCTGACATTGATGAATACCGCCGCGCTTACATCAAAGCCTTAAAACCTGTGTTTGAGCAGACCTTAAGTGAGTTGCTTGAACTCGAAGGCTTAACGCTGAGTTATTACCGTGGCTGGGACAAAGACCGAGAGCTGAGTGCTGTACTCGCCGCGTCTGTCCACCGGGACCAGCAAATGGGGCATACCCAAGCCGGACCACAACGTGCTGATTTGCGCCTGAAGATAGGTGCCAATAATGCGGCAGACATCTTGTCGCGTGGGCAGCAAAAGTTAGTGGTCTGTGCCTTGCGCATTGCTCAAGGGCACTTGGTCAGCCAGGCCCGGCGTGGCCAATGTATTTATCTGGTGGATGACTTGCCGTCCGAATTGGATGAGCAGCATCGCAACGCACTGTGTCGCTTGTTGGAAGACTTACGCTGCCAGGTTTTCATTACCTGTGTAGATCACGAATTATTGAGGGAAGGCTGGCAGACGGAAACGCCAGTTGCCCTGTTCCACGTGGAACAGGGCTGTATCACCCAGACCCACGACCATCGGGAGTGA
- the mnmE gene encoding tRNA uridine-5-carboxymethylaminomethyl(34) synthesis GTPase MnmE — translation MSVPAQTIAAVATAQGRGGVGIVRISGPLASVAAQAFTERELKPRYAHYGPFYGENSEVLDEGIALYFPGPNSFTGEDVLELQGHGGPIVLDMLLQRCIELGCRLARPGEFSERAFLNDKLDLAQAEAIADLIEASSAQAARNALRSLQGAFSHRVHNLTEQLIGLRIYVEAAIDFPEEEIDFLADGHVLGMLDKVREELSTVKREAGQGALLRDGMTVVIAGRPNAGKSSLLNALAGREAAIVTEIAGTTRDVLREHIHIDGMPLHVVDTAGLRDTDDQVEKIGVQRALKAIGEADRVLLVVDATAPEADDPFALWPEFLEQRPDPAKVTLIRNKADLTEEAIALEVSEDGHVTISLSARSTEGLDLLREHLKACMGYEQTSESSFSARRRHLEALGHASDALEHGRAQLTLAGAGELLAEDLRMAQQSLGEITGAFSSDDLLGRIFSSFCIGK, via the coding sequence ATGAGTGTTCCGGCACAAACTATTGCTGCTGTGGCGACTGCCCAAGGCCGAGGCGGTGTGGGGATCGTGCGTATTTCCGGGCCACTCGCCAGTGTCGCCGCGCAAGCCTTCACTGAGCGCGAACTGAAACCGCGCTATGCCCATTACGGGCCGTTTTATGGCGAAAACAGTGAAGTGCTGGACGAAGGCATCGCGCTGTATTTCCCGGGCCCTAACTCATTTACCGGCGAAGACGTGCTGGAACTGCAAGGTCACGGCGGCCCGATCGTTCTCGATATGCTGCTGCAACGCTGCATTGAACTGGGTTGCCGCTTGGCCCGCCCGGGCGAATTCAGTGAACGTGCGTTTTTGAACGACAAACTCGACCTGGCCCAGGCCGAGGCAATTGCCGACCTTATCGAAGCCAGTTCTGCACAAGCTGCACGCAACGCATTGCGCTCCTTGCAGGGCGCTTTCTCACACCGTGTACATAACTTGACCGAGCAACTGATCGGTTTGCGTATCTATGTCGAAGCGGCGATTGACTTCCCCGAGGAAGAAATCGACTTTCTGGCGGATGGCCACGTACTCGGCATGCTCGACAAAGTCCGCGAAGAGTTATCCACCGTTAAACGTGAAGCAGGTCAGGGCGCCTTGCTGCGCGACGGCATGACCGTGGTGATTGCCGGCCGGCCCAACGCCGGTAAATCCAGCCTGCTCAACGCGCTGGCCGGGCGCGAAGCGGCCATCGTCACCGAGATCGCTGGCACAACCCGCGACGTGTTGCGTGAACATATCCATATCGATGGCATGCCGCTGCACGTGGTCGACACGGCTGGCTTGCGCGATACCGACGACCAGGTCGAGAAGATCGGTGTGCAACGGGCACTCAAGGCCATTGGTGAGGCAGATCGGGTGTTACTGGTGGTGGATGCAACCGCTCCCGAAGCAGACGACCCGTTTGCGCTGTGGCCAGAATTTCTGGAGCAGCGCCCGGATCCGGCCAAAGTCACGTTGATCCGCAATAAGGCAGACCTCACCGAGGAAGCCATCGCCCTTGAGGTCAGTGAGGATGGCCATGTGACGATCAGCCTGAGCGCAAGATCAACCGAGGGGCTCGACTTGCTGCGCGAACATCTCAAGGCGTGCATGGGCTACGAGCAAACCTCTGAGAGCAGCTTCAGCGCGCGTCGTCGTCACCTGGAAGCATTAGGGCACGCCAGTGATGCACTTGAGCATGGTCGGGCACAGCTGACCCTGGCGGGGGCTGGCGAGTTGCTGGCGGAAGATTTGCGCATGGCGCAGCAATCGTTGGGCGAGATTACCGGGGCATTCAGCTCGGATGATCTGCTGGGGCGGATCTTCTCCAGCTTCTGTATCGGTAAATAA
- the dnaA gene encoding chromosomal replication initiator protein DnaA, with the protein MSVELWQQCVELLRDELPAQQFNTWIRPLQVEAEGDELRVYAPNRFVLDWVNEKYLSRLLELLNEHSNGMAPALSLLIGSKRSSAPRAAPNAPLAAAASQQASAPAPSPSTQPSAAPAPAPAPKQAAEASEEPSRDSFDPMAGASSQQAPVRAEQRTVQVEGALKHTSYLNRTFTFENFVEGKSNQLARAAAWQVADNPKHGYNPLFLYGGVGLGKTHLMHAVGNHLLKKNPNAKVVYLHSERFVADMVKALQLNAINEFKRFYRSVDALLIDDIQFFARKERSQEEFFHTFNALLEGGQQVILTSDRYPKEIEGLEERLKSRFGWGLTVAVEPPELETRVAILMKKADQAKVDLPHDAAFFIAQRIRSNVRELEGALKRVIAHSHFMGRDITIELIRESLKDLLALQDKLVSVDNIQRTVAEYYKIKISDLLSKRRSRSVARPRQVAMALSKELTNHSLPEIGDVFGGRDHTTVLHACRKINELKESDADIREDYKNLLRTLTT; encoded by the coding sequence GTGTCAGTGGAACTTTGGCAGCAGTGCGTAGAGCTTTTGCGCGATGAGCTGCCTGCCCAGCAATTCAACACCTGGATCCGTCCACTACAGGTCGAAGCCGAAGGCGACGAGTTGCGCGTGTATGCACCCAATCGGTTTGTTCTCGACTGGGTTAACGAGAAGTATCTGAGCCGTTTGCTTGAACTGCTGAATGAGCACAGCAATGGCATGGCGCCAGCGCTGTCCTTATTAATAGGCAGCAAACGCAGCTCGGCACCTCGTGCTGCGCCCAACGCGCCCTTAGCTGCGGCAGCTTCTCAACAGGCCTCGGCGCCAGCACCTTCGCCAAGCACTCAGCCAAGCGCAGCGCCCGCGCCTGCTCCGGCCCCTAAACAGGCGGCCGAAGCGAGCGAAGAGCCTTCGCGTGACAGCTTTGATCCGATGGCAGGTGCCAGCTCGCAGCAAGCGCCTGTACGTGCCGAGCAACGGACTGTCCAGGTTGAAGGTGCGCTCAAGCACACCAGCTACCTGAACCGCACCTTCACCTTCGAAAACTTCGTAGAGGGCAAGTCCAACCAACTGGCCCGCGCTGCGGCGTGGCAGGTAGCGGACAATCCCAAGCACGGTTACAACCCGCTCTTCCTGTATGGCGGCGTTGGCTTGGGTAAAACGCACTTGATGCACGCGGTGGGTAACCACCTATTGAAGAAGAATCCGAATGCCAAGGTTGTGTACCTGCATTCCGAGCGTTTTGTAGCCGACATGGTCAAGGCCCTGCAACTCAACGCTATCAACGAGTTCAAGCGCTTCTACCGTTCGGTCGACGCCCTGCTCATTGATGACATTCAATTCTTTGCGCGCAAAGAGCGGTCTCAGGAAGAGTTCTTCCACACCTTCAACGCCCTGCTTGAAGGCGGTCAGCAAGTGATTCTGACCAGTGACCGTTACCCCAAAGAGATCGAAGGTCTCGAAGAGCGTCTCAAATCCCGCTTCGGCTGGGGCTTGACGGTGGCCGTTGAGCCGCCAGAGCTCGAAACCCGAGTCGCGATCTTGATGAAGAAGGCAGACCAGGCCAAGGTTGACCTGCCCCACGATGCCGCCTTCTTTATTGCCCAACGCATTCGCTCCAACGTGCGTGAGCTCGAAGGTGCACTCAAGCGGGTCATCGCGCACTCGCACTTCATGGGCCGCGACATCACCATCGAGTTGATTCGCGAATCCCTAAAAGACTTGTTGGCGTTGCAAGATAAGCTCGTCTCTGTGGATAACATCCAGCGCACAGTGGCCGAGTACTACAAGATTAAAATTTCGGACCTGCTCTCCAAGCGCCGTTCACGCTCGGTAGCACGACCACGCCAGGTGGCCATGGCGCTGTCCAAAGAGCTGACCAACCACAGCCTGCCGGAAATTGGCGACGTGTTTGGTGGCCGCGATCACACCACGGTCTTGCACGCATGCCGCAAGATCAACGAACTCAAGGAATCCGACGCGGACATCCGCGAGGACTACAAGAACCTGCTGCGAACCCTGACAACCTGA
- the dnaN gene encoding DNA polymerase III subunit beta, whose translation MHFTIQREALLKPLQLVAGVVERRQTLPVLSNVLLVVEGQQLSLTGTDLEVELVGRVQLEEPAEPGEITVPARKLMDICKSLPNDALIDIKLDDQKLVVKAGRSRFTLSTLPANDFPTVEEGPGSLTCSLQQSKLRRLIERTSFAMAQQDVRYYLNGMLLEVSAGIIRAVATDGHRLAMCSMKADIGQPDRHQVIVPRKGILEMARLLTEPDGEVSIVLGAHHIRATTGEFTFTSKLVDGKFPDYERVLPKGGDKVVIGDRQVLREAFSRTAILSNEKYRGIRLQLANGQLKIQANNPEQEEAEEEVGVDYNGDSLEIGFNVSYLLDVLGVMTTEQVRLILSDSNSSALVQESDNDDSAYVVMPMRL comes from the coding sequence ATGCATTTCACCATTCAACGCGAAGCCCTGTTGAAACCCCTGCAACTGGTCGCAGGCGTCGTTGAACGCCGCCAGACCTTGCCGGTATTGTCCAACGTGCTGTTGGTAGTCGAAGGCCAGCAACTGTCGCTGACCGGTACCGACCTTGAAGTCGAACTGGTCGGTCGCGTCCAGCTCGAAGAACCGGCTGAGCCCGGCGAGATCACCGTACCTGCGCGCAAGCTGATGGATATTTGCAAAAGCTTGCCCAACGATGCACTGATCGACATCAAGCTCGATGACCAGAAACTGGTGGTCAAGGCAGGCCGTAGCCGCTTTACCCTGTCGACCTTGCCAGCCAATGATTTCCCGACGGTTGAAGAAGGGCCGGGTTCTCTGACCTGCAGCCTGCAGCAAAGCAAACTGCGTCGCCTGATCGAACGCACCAGCTTCGCCATGGCTCAGCAGGACGTTCGTTACTACCTCAACGGCATGCTGCTGGAAGTGTCTGCCGGTATCATCCGCGCAGTCGCCACCGACGGTCACCGCCTGGCCATGTGCTCTATGAAGGCCGACATTGGTCAGCCAGACCGTCATCAAGTGATCGTACCGCGCAAAGGTATTCTCGAAATGGCGCGTTTGCTGACTGAGCCAGACGGCGAAGTGAGCATCGTGTTGGGCGCACACCACATCCGTGCCACCACTGGCGAATTCACCTTCACCTCCAAGCTGGTAGACGGCAAGTTCCCGGATTACGAGCGTGTGCTGCCTAAAGGTGGTGACAAGGTGGTGATCGGTGACCGTCAGGTTCTGCGTGAAGCGTTCAGCCGTACAGCGATCCTGTCCAACGAGAAGTACCGTGGTATTCGTCTGCAATTGGCTAATGGTCAATTGAAAATTCAGGCCAACAACCCGGAGCAGGAAGAAGCGGAAGAAGAAGTAGGCGTTGACTACAACGGCGACTCGCTTGAAATCGGATTCAACGTGAGCTACCTGCTGGATGTGCTGGGCGTGATGACCACTGAGCAAGTGCGCCTCATCCTGTCTGACTCCAACAGCAGCGCCCTGGTGCAAGAGTCGGATAACGACGACTCGGCCTACGTTGTTATGCCGATGCGCCTGTAA
- the rnpA gene encoding ribonuclease P protein component, producing MSQDFSREKRLLTPRHFKAVFDSPTGKVPGKNLLLLARSNDLDHPRLGLVIGKKSVKLSVQRNRLKRLMRESFRLHQDQLVGWDIVIVARKGLGDVENPELIQHFGKLWKRLARNTPVPAVKTETVGVGSPDA from the coding sequence GTGAGTCAGGACTTCAGTCGGGAAAAGCGGTTACTCACTCCCCGACATTTCAAGGCAGTCTTTGACTCCCCCACCGGCAAGGTTCCGGGGAAAAATCTCCTGCTCCTTGCGCGCAGCAACGATCTTGATCACCCCCGCCTGGGGTTAGTGATCGGGAAAAAGAGCGTGAAGCTCTCCGTTCAGCGCAATCGCCTCAAGCGTTTGATGCGTGAATCGTTTCGTCTCCACCAGGATCAACTGGTCGGTTGGGATATCGTTATCGTCGCGCGCAAAGGTTTGGGTGACGTAGAGAACCCCGAATTGATTCAGCATTTCGGCAAACTCTGGAAACGCCTGGCCCGTAACACGCCAGTTCCAGCGGTTAAAACCGAAACTGTAGGGGTAGGCAGTCCTGATGCGTAA
- the yidD gene encoding membrane protein insertion efficiency factor YidD, translating to MRKLAILPIQFYRYAISPLMASHCRFYPSCSCYAMEAIENHGVLRGGWLTFRRLGRCHPWNPGGYDPVPPIPTSRSS from the coding sequence ATGCGTAAACTGGCGATCCTTCCGATCCAGTTTTATCGTTATGCCATTAGTCCTTTGATGGCCAGCCACTGCCGTTTCTACCCCAGTTGTTCCTGCTACGCGATGGAAGCCATCGAAAATCATGGCGTTCTTCGCGGCGGCTGGCTGACCTTTCGTCGTTTAGGTCGCTGTCACCCGTGGAATCCCGGTGGTTACGACCCGGTTCCACCTATCCCTACCTCCCGTTCTTCTTGA
- the mnmG gene encoding tRNA uridine-5-carboxymethylaminomethyl(34) synthesis enzyme MnmG translates to MNFPSRFAVIVIGGGHAGTEAALASARMGVKTLLLTHNVETLGQMSCNPAIGGIGKSHLVKEIDALGGAMAIATDKGGIQFRVLNGRKGPAVRATRAQADRILYKAAVREILENQPNLWIFQQAADDLIVEQDQVRGVVTQMGLRFLADAVVLTTGTFLGGLIHIGLQNYSGGRAGDPPSIALAHRLRELPLRVGRLKTGTPPRIDGRSVDFSVMTEQPGDTPIPVMSFMGNKEQHPQQVSCWITHTNARTHEIIASNLDRSPMYSGVIEGIGPRYCPSIEDKIHRFADKESHQVFIEPEGLTTHELYPNGISTSLPFDVQIQIVQSIRGMENAHIVRPGYAIEYDYFDPRDLKYSLETKVIGGLFFAGQINGTTGYEEAGAQGLLAGANAALLAQGKDSWCPRRDEAYIGVLVDDLITLGTQEPYRMFTSRAEYRLILREDNADMRLTEKGRELGLVDDARWSAFCTKRESIALEEQRLKSTWVRPGTEQGEAIAAKFGTPLTHEYNLLSLLTRPEIDYAGLVEVTGQGASDPLVAEQVEIKTKYAGYIDRQQDEIARLRASENTKLPVDIDYTNISGLSKEIQSKLGATRPETLGQASRIPGVTPAAISLLMIHLKKRGAGRKLEQNA, encoded by the coding sequence GTGAATTTCCCTTCCCGTTTTGCAGTGATCGTCATCGGTGGCGGTCACGCCGGAACCGAGGCTGCACTTGCTTCAGCACGCATGGGCGTAAAAACCCTGCTGTTGACCCACAACGTGGAAACCCTCGGGCAAATGAGCTGCAATCCTGCGATTGGCGGGATTGGTAAAAGCCATCTGGTTAAAGAAATCGACGCCCTCGGCGGCGCGATGGCAATTGCTACCGACAAAGGCGGAATCCAGTTCCGCGTACTCAATGGGCGTAAAGGCCCGGCCGTGCGAGCAACCCGCGCACAGGCTGACCGCATCCTCTACAAGGCGGCCGTACGCGAAATTCTGGAAAACCAGCCCAACCTGTGGATATTTCAACAAGCGGCTGATGACCTGATCGTTGAGCAGGATCAAGTTCGCGGTGTTGTCACCCAAATGGGTCTGCGTTTCCTGGCCGATGCCGTGGTTTTAACCACTGGGACGTTCCTGGGTGGACTTATCCACATTGGTTTGCAGAATTACTCGGGCGGACGGGCCGGCGATCCACCTTCGATTGCCCTGGCACACCGTCTGCGTGAACTGCCTTTACGTGTGGGTCGCCTGAAAACCGGCACTCCACCGCGTATTGATGGCCGTTCGGTTGATTTTTCAGTCATGACTGAACAACCCGGCGACACGCCTATTCCGGTCATGTCGTTCATGGGCAACAAAGAACAGCACCCACAACAAGTGAGCTGCTGGATCACCCATACCAATGCCCGAACTCACGAAATCATTGCTTCAAACCTTGATCGCTCACCGATGTATTCAGGTGTAATTGAAGGGATTGGCCCACGTTACTGCCCATCGATTGAAGACAAGATTCATCGTTTTGCTGACAAGGAAAGCCATCAGGTGTTTATCGAACCGGAAGGTTTGACTACCCATGAGCTGTATCCGAACGGCATTTCGACGTCGTTGCCTTTCGACGTACAAATCCAGATCGTGCAATCGATTCGCGGTATGGAAAACGCCCACATCGTTCGTCCTGGCTATGCCATCGAATACGATTATTTCGACCCGCGAGACCTGAAATACAGCCTCGAAACCAAGGTAATTGGTGGTTTGTTCTTTGCAGGACAAATCAACGGCACCACCGGTTACGAAGAAGCGGGCGCGCAAGGTTTGCTCGCTGGCGCCAACGCGGCCTTGCTCGCACAGGGCAAAGACAGCTGGTGCCCGCGTCGCGATGAGGCGTACATCGGCGTGTTGGTGGATGACCTGATTACGTTGGGGACTCAAGAACCGTACCGGATGTTTACCTCCCGCGCCGAATACCGCTTGATCCTGCGCGAAGACAACGCGGACATGCGCCTGACCGAAAAAGGTCGCGAGCTTGGTTTGGTCGATGACGCCCGTTGGTCAGCGTTCTGCACTAAGCGCGAAAGCATTGCCCTGGAAGAACAGCGCCTGAAAAGCACGTGGGTTCGCCCAGGCACTGAGCAGGGTGAAGCGATTGCGGCCAAATTTGGCACGCCGTTGACCCATGAATACAATTTGCTGAGTTTGTTGACCCGTCCGGAAATTGATTACGCCGGTCTGGTTGAAGTCACCGGGCAGGGCGCAAGCGATCCGCTGGTCGCTGAACAGGTCGAAATCAAGACCAAGTACGCGGGCTACATTGACCGTCAACAGGATGAGATCGCTCGTCTTCGGGCCAGTGAAAATACCAAACTGCCTGTGGATATCGATTACACGAACATTTCCGGGTTGTCGAAAGAGATCCAGAGCAAGCTCGGCGCCACCCGTCCAGAGACACTTGGACAGGCTTCGCGCATCCCCGGCGTTACTCCGGCTGCGATTTCCCTGTTGATGATTCACCTGAAAAAACGCGGCGCTGGCCGCAAGTTGGAGCAAAACGCT